The following proteins are encoded in a genomic region of Arachis ipaensis cultivar K30076 chromosome B02, Araip1.1, whole genome shotgun sequence:
- the LOC110269326 gene encoding ubiquitin carboxyl-terminal hydrolase 12-like gives MFETFKLTIKNLSKLNNKIIFLVRRNTKKIYSQEFFIGGHSWRFLMFSKGNKVDYLSIYLDASDAATLPNGWTRFSKFQLVLINQVNSKMTEVRETQHTFNAKESNWGFNSFLRLADFYDLRKGFIVNDTCIIEAKISVSTLELEKMLINLLHQFLLKYLLKPIEHADHPSSMDMCAISIDELVDSRSLGKIEKALVSLLDEVCAKHPSVIEC, from the exons aTGTTTGAGACATTCAAATTGACCATTAAGAACTTATCTAAGTTGAACAACAAGATTATTTTTTTGGTAAGGAGGAACACCAAGAAGATTTACTCTCAGGAATTCTTCATTGGTGGCCATTCATG GCGGTTTCTTATGTTTTCGAAAGGAAATAAGGTGGATTACTTGTCAATTTATTTGGACGCTAGTGATGCTGCTACTCTGCCAAATGGATGGACCAGATTTTCCAAATTCCAGTTGGTTCTGATTAATCAGGTTAATAGCAAAATGACAGAAGTAAGAG aaa CTCAACACACATTCAATGCCAAAGAGAGTAACTGGGGCTTCAATTCATTTTTACGTTTAGCTGACTTTTACGATCTTAGAAAGGGGTTTATTGTGAATGACACTTGTATAATTGAAGCTAAGATTTCCGTCAGCACCCTAGAGCTTGAGAAAATGTTGATCAACCTGCTCCACCAGTTCCTGTTGAAGTACCTGCTAAAGCCTATTGAACATGCTGATCATCCTTCATCTATGGACATGTGTGCAATCTCAATTGACGAGCTTGTTGATTCCAGGAGTTTAGGGAAAATAGAAAAAGCGTTAGTTTCGCTTCTTGACGAAGTATGTGCAAAGCATCCCTCAGTTATTGAATGCTAG
- the LOC107628591 gene encoding uncharacterized protein LOC107628591 — translation MVLMISISHPELEKKVDEAAPPVSVQVPAKPIEHADNPLPMDISAIPIDEHVDFSGLGKIEKAFVPLLDEVCAKHPSVIGCQKKRSRRFSEWAFTALGRVLHFLKTKKVRDMDEEACSHLQILWEELETFRFNLTWLEPHVQSALGMKNYMERSAKVKSVKENVAALEMEMKKLKAMVTSVEVDLEMARSELVKVEEGFEEIDLDGELGYGP, via the exons ATGGTGTTAAT GATTTCCATCAGCCACCCAGAACTTGAGAAAAAGGTTGATGAAGCTGCTCCACCAGTTTCTGTGCAAGTTCCTGCTAAGCCTATTGAACATGCTGATAATCCTTTACCTATGGACATATCTGCAATCCCAATTGATGAGCATGTTGATTTCAGTGGTTTAGGGAAAATAGAAAAAGCGTTTGTTCCTCTTCTAGACGAAGTATGTGCAAAGCATCCCTCAGTTATTGGATGCCAGAAGAAGAGAAGTCGAAGGTTTAGCGAATGGGCATTCACGGCTTTGGGAAGAGTTCTGCATTTCCTCAAGACTAAAAAGGTGAGAGATATGGATGAAGAGGCTTGTAGCCATCTTCAAATCTTATGGGAGGAACTCGAGACGTTTAGATTCAATTTAACTTGGCTGGAGCCACATGTTCAATCTGCCTTAGGTATGAAAAATTACATGGAAAGATCCGCTAAGGTGAAAAGTGTGAAGGAGAATGTGGCTGCTCTGGAGATGGAAATGAAGAAGCTGAAGGCAATGGTTACTTCCGTAGAAGTTGATCTTGAAATGGCAAGAAGTGAATTGGTGAAAGTTGAAGAAGGCTTTGAAGAGATAGATTTGGATGGTGAACTAGGATATGGACCATAG
- the LOC107628588 gene encoding uncharacterized protein LOC107628588, whose translation MNLWIPVISSSVIYIYTRKYEFELRQYPSSFSVPLHFAFISTCYFVRIMENHQTMSEKFEKFTWTINNNFYVLVEFEKYQFVFGGYSWSISVGIDENRLMVFILEVVDWIQGHSITTNFKFSFVNQRVDTLVKSIAIDGQVRFTEDTHRGSCVFSWRTSLDPLELTFNDNLIIVAEFFVKESPHHHNQLDDGTSNTSIDGSSKPCFHVYEDFENTKGKGFVQLAEEACRKHPSVIECHKNKNHSSMFTKWGFMALGRVLHFLKTKKVKDMNEEACKELQVLWEEVKAFGFDDLAWLEPHVKCALGMRNHKERAMHVKRMKENVDALEVDLKVARDELVKAQEGFEERDLNDVLGY comes from the exons ATGAATCTTTGGATTCCTGTGATTTCGTCCTccgttatatatatatacacgcgTAAGTATGAATTTGAACTTCGTCAATATCCTTCTTCTTTCTCTGTGCCCTTGCACTTTGCCTTTATTTCAACGTG TTATTTTGTAAGAATTATGGAAAATCATCAAACAATGAGTGAGAAGTTTGAGAAATTCACATGGACCATCAACAATAATTTCTACGTGCTGGTGGAGTTTGAGAAGTACCAGTTTGTTTTTGGTGGCTATTCATG GAGCATTTCTGTGGGTATAGATGAGAACCGCCTTATGGTCTTTATCTTGGAAGTTGTTGATTGGATTCAAGGACACAGCATCACTACAAATTTCAAGTTCTCATTTGTTAATCAGAGGGTTGACACACTCGTAAAATCAATAGCAATAG ATGGACAAGTAAGATTCACTGAAGATACTCATCGTGGAAGTTGTGTTTTCAGTTGGAGGACGTCTTTGGATCCATTAGAACTTACTTTTAATGATAATTTGATCATTGTTGCCGAATTTTTCGTGAAGGAATCACCACATCATCATAACCAATTAGATGATGGAACTAGTAACACTAGTATTGATGGTTCCTCAAAACCATGTTTTCATGTTTATGAAGATTTTGAGAACACAAAGGGAAAGGGTTTTGTTCAATTGGCAGAGGAAGCTTGCCGCAAGCATCCATCAGTCATTGAATGTCATAAGAACAAAAATCATAGTTCTATGTTCACCAAGTGGGGATTCATGGCATTGGGAAGAGTGTTACATTTTCTTAAGACTAAGAAGGTGAAGGATAtgaatgaggaagcttgcaaGGAACTACAAGTTTTATGGGAAGAAGTAAAGGCTTTTGGGTTTGATGATTTGGCTTGGTTGGAGCCTCATGTTAAGTGTGCTTTGGGCATGAGAAATCATAAGGAGAGAGCTATGCATGTGAAAAGAATGAAGGAGAATGTGGATGCTCTAGAAGTTGATCTTAAAGTGGCAAGAGATGAATTGGTTAAAGCTCAAGAAGGTTTTGAAGAAAGGGACTTAAATGATGTGTTGGGATATTGA
- the LOC107628590 gene encoding MATH domain and coiled-coil domain-containing protein At3g58370-like isoform X1 — protein sequence MWWYQMENQEKIGETFETFKWTIKDFCKLKSKKIYSQNFYIGGHSWRILMYPKGNNVDYLSIYLDAGTLADVETRFSKFKLVLINQVNDKLTQIKETQHTFNARESDWGFTSFIPLADLYIYNKGFIVNDTCISEARISISRPELEKKVDEAAPPVSVQVPAKPIEHADNPLPMDMSAIPIDELVDFRGLGKIEKAFVPLLDEVCAKHPSVIGCQKKRSRRFSEWAFTALGRVLHFLKTKKVRDMDEEACSHLQILWEELETFRFNLTWLEPHVQSALGMKNYMERSAKVKSVKENVAALEMEMKKLKAMVASVEVDLEMARRELVKVEEGFEEIDLDGEVGYGP from the exons ATG tggTGGTATCAAATGGAGAATCAAGAAAAGATTGGAGAAACGTTTGAGACGTTCAAATGGACCATTAAGGACTTCTGTAAGTTGAAATCCAAGAAGATTTACTCTCAGAACTTCTACATTGGTGGTCATTCATG GCGGATTCTTATGTATCCAAAGGGAAACAATGTGGATTACTTGTCAATTTATTTAGATGCTGGTACTTTGGCTGATGTAGAGACCAGATTTTCCAAGTTTAAGTTGGTTCTAATTAATCAGGTCAATGACAAATTGACACAGATAAAAG aaactcaacacacattcaatGCCAGAGAGAGTGACTGGGGCTTCACATCGTTTATACCTTTAGCTGACCTTTATATTTATAACAAGGGATTTATTGTGAATGACACTTGTATAAGTGAAGCTAGGATTTCCATTAGCCGCCCAGAACTTGAGAAAAAGGTTGATGAAGCTGCTCCACCAGTTTCTGTGCAAGTTCCTGCTAAGCCTATTGAACATGCTGATAATCCTTTACCTATGGACATGTCTGCAATCCCAATTGATGAGCTTGTTGATTTCAGGGGTTTAGGGAAAATAGAAAAAGCGTTTGTTCCTCTTCTAGATGAAGTATGTGCAAAGCATCCCTCAGTTATTGGATGCCAGAAGAAGAGAAGTCGAAGGTTTAGCGAATGGGCATTCACGGCTTTGGGAAGAGTTCTGCATTTCCTCAAGACTAAAAAGGTGAGAGATATGGATGAAGAGGCTTGTAGCCATCTTCAAATCTTATGGGAGGAACTCGAGACGTTTAGATTCAATTTAACTTGGCTGGAGCCACATGTTCAATCTGCCTTAGGTATGAAAAATTACATGGAAAGATCCGCTAAGGTGAAAAGTGTGAAGGAGAATGTGGCTGCTCTGGAGATGGAAATGAAGAAGCTGAAGGCAATGGTTGCTTCCGTAGAAGTTGATCTTGAAATGGCAAGAAGAGAATTGGTGAAAGTTGAAGAAGGCTTTGAAGAGATAGATTTGGATGGTGAAGTAGGATATGGACCATAG
- the LOC107628590 gene encoding MATH domain and coiled-coil domain-containing protein At3g58370-like isoform X2 — MENQEKIGETFETFKWTIKDFCKLKSKKIYSQNFYIGGHSWRILMYPKGNNVDYLSIYLDAGTLADVETRFSKFKLVLINQVNDKLTQIKETQHTFNARESDWGFTSFIPLADLYIYNKGFIVNDTCISEARISISRPELEKKVDEAAPPVSVQVPAKPIEHADNPLPMDMSAIPIDELVDFRGLGKIEKAFVPLLDEVCAKHPSVIGCQKKRSRRFSEWAFTALGRVLHFLKTKKVRDMDEEACSHLQILWEELETFRFNLTWLEPHVQSALGMKNYMERSAKVKSVKENVAALEMEMKKLKAMVASVEVDLEMARRELVKVEEGFEEIDLDGEVGYGP; from the exons ATGGAGAATCAAGAAAAGATTGGAGAAACGTTTGAGACGTTCAAATGGACCATTAAGGACTTCTGTAAGTTGAAATCCAAGAAGATTTACTCTCAGAACTTCTACATTGGTGGTCATTCATG GCGGATTCTTATGTATCCAAAGGGAAACAATGTGGATTACTTGTCAATTTATTTAGATGCTGGTACTTTGGCTGATGTAGAGACCAGATTTTCCAAGTTTAAGTTGGTTCTAATTAATCAGGTCAATGACAAATTGACACAGATAAAAG aaactcaacacacattcaatGCCAGAGAGAGTGACTGGGGCTTCACATCGTTTATACCTTTAGCTGACCTTTATATTTATAACAAGGGATTTATTGTGAATGACACTTGTATAAGTGAAGCTAGGATTTCCATTAGCCGCCCAGAACTTGAGAAAAAGGTTGATGAAGCTGCTCCACCAGTTTCTGTGCAAGTTCCTGCTAAGCCTATTGAACATGCTGATAATCCTTTACCTATGGACATGTCTGCAATCCCAATTGATGAGCTTGTTGATTTCAGGGGTTTAGGGAAAATAGAAAAAGCGTTTGTTCCTCTTCTAGATGAAGTATGTGCAAAGCATCCCTCAGTTATTGGATGCCAGAAGAAGAGAAGTCGAAGGTTTAGCGAATGGGCATTCACGGCTTTGGGAAGAGTTCTGCATTTCCTCAAGACTAAAAAGGTGAGAGATATGGATGAAGAGGCTTGTAGCCATCTTCAAATCTTATGGGAGGAACTCGAGACGTTTAGATTCAATTTAACTTGGCTGGAGCCACATGTTCAATCTGCCTTAGGTATGAAAAATTACATGGAAAGATCCGCTAAGGTGAAAAGTGTGAAGGAGAATGTGGCTGCTCTGGAGATGGAAATGAAGAAGCTGAAGGCAATGGTTGCTTCCGTAGAAGTTGATCTTGAAATGGCAAGAAGAGAATTGGTGAAAGTTGAAGAAGGCTTTGAAGAGATAGATTTGGATGGTGAAGTAGGATATGGACCATAG